In Flavobacteriales bacterium, a single window of DNA contains:
- a CDS encoding PAS domain-containing protein — MKNIPKREDLEDFLDHCAIGVHLVSVDGTILWANQSELNFLEYSEDEYVGENITEFHRDADVINTILTLLTSGSELNAYPARLLAKNGNVEHVLINSNVYRVDGEFIHTRCFTSGITKTVYEELRLNM, encoded by the coding sequence ATGAAAAACATCCCAAAAAGAGAGGATCTTGAAGATTTTCTAGACCACTGTGCGATTGGAGTTCATTTAGTTTCCGTTGATGGAACTATACTATGGGCGAATCAATCTGAATTGAATTTTCTAGAATATTCCGAAGACGAGTATGTTGGTGAAAACATAACTGAATTTCACAGAGATGCAGACGTAATTAATACAATTCTCACTTTACTAACAAGTGGATCAGAATTGAACGCTTATCCAGCCCGCTTATTAGCGAAAAATGGAAATGTTGAACATGTACTTATAAACTCTAATGTTTATCGAGTAGATGGTGAATTTATTCACACGAGATGCTTTACATCAGGAATCACTAAGACAGTATATGAAGAATTAAGACTAAACATGTAA